From the genome of Staphylococcus haemolyticus, one region includes:
- a CDS encoding superoxide dismutase yields MAFELPNLPYAADALEPHIDKQTMEIHHDKHHNTYVTKLNSAVEGTDLESKSIEEIVANLDSVPEDIQTAVRNNGGGHLNHSLFWELLTPNSEEKGTVVDKIKEQWGSLDEFKKEFADKAAARFGSGWAWLVVNNGQLEIVTTPNQDNPLTEGKTPILGLDVWEHAYYLKYQNKRPDYISAFWNVVNWEKVDELYNATK; encoded by the coding sequence ATGGCTTTTGAATTACCAAATTTACCATATGCAGCAGATGCATTAGAACCACACATTGACAAACAAACTATGGAAATCCATCATGACAAACACCACAACACGTATGTTACCAAATTAAATTCTGCAGTTGAGGGAACAGATCTTGAATCTAAATCAATTGAAGAAATTGTTGCTAATTTAGATAGTGTACCTGAAGATATTCAAACAGCTGTTCGTAATAATGGTGGCGGACACTTAAATCACTCATTATTCTGGGAATTATTAACTCCTAATTCTGAAGAAAAAGGTACTGTTGTTGATAAAATCAAAGAACAATGGGGCTCTTTAGATGAATTCAAAAAAGAATTCGCTGACAAAGCAGCAGCTCGTTTCGGTTCAGGTTGGGCATGGTTAGTAGTTAACAATGGTCAGTTAGAAATTGTTACTACACCTAACCAAGATAACCCATTAACGGAAGGTAAAACACCTATCTTAGGTTTAGATGTTTGGGAACACGCATATTACCTTAAATATCAAAACAAACGTCCAGATTATATTAGTGCTTTCTGGAATGTTGTTAACTGGGAAAAAGTTGACGAATTATACAATGCAACAAAATAA
- a CDS encoding Fur family transcriptional regulator, with amino-acid sequence MNTNDAIKILKDNGLKYTKKREDMINIFVKEDKYINAKHIQQQLDKDYPGISFDTIYRNLHLFKDLKIIESTELDGEMKFRIACMNHHHHHFICENCGDTKVIDFCPIDQIKVYLPNVDIHTHKLEVYGVCEECQKQNSK; translated from the coding sequence ATGAATACAAATGATGCAATTAAAATTTTAAAAGATAATGGTTTGAAATATACTAAGAAACGTGAAGATATGATTAATATTTTTGTTAAAGAAGATAAATACATTAATGCAAAACATATTCAACAACAATTAGACAAAGATTATCCAGGTATCTCTTTCGATACAATTTATCGTAATTTACATTTATTTAAAGACTTAAAAATTATTGAGAGTACTGAATTAGATGGTGAAATGAAATTTAGAATTGCTTGTATGAATCATCACCATCATCACTTTATTTGTGAAAATTGTGGTGATACTAAAGTCATTGATTTTTGCCCAATTGATCAAATAAAGGTGTATCTACCTAATGTAGATATTCACACCCATAAATTAGAAGTTTATGGCGTATGCGAAGAATGTCAAAAACAAAACTCAAAATAA